The Gambusia affinis linkage group LG09, SWU_Gaff_1.0, whole genome shotgun sequence DNA window aaaattcagcgatttctgaagaaaaaaaaaaaatctaaattggtTAAGCCAAGTACTTTATAATACAAAAGACAGGGTGTAAGTGtcactaaaataatttgtcataaaaaaatatgcttttttctAACAATTAGAATAAGGTAATTTAAGTTGTTTAGAGATTtctgcaaaattattttattttatttcgtCTCAAACTATTTTTTGGTGTAAGTTACCGCAAGATTTGCGTGTATGTGAAAGGCTGCGAGAATTGAATAAACAGAATGAACAGAAGCCTGGAAATGAGCTACATGCAGCTGCCTTGTGTCTCCTGAAGTTGTCAAGGTATTTTATAGCtatgtttgtaatattttgtaaatttattggttatggtgttttaattatttaatattttgaggaagtctttctccatggcctctccaaactcctcccacgcccAAGGTTTTGCCTCAACAACCACTTAAGCCTCATGCAGCTTGGACTACcagtacccatcagctgcttccagagTCCCGCAGGCCAAAAAAGCctgataggactccttcttcagcccgACAGCATCCCTCActgaaggtgtccaccaacgggtttgAGGGTTGCCACCTCAACAGGCATCAACAACCTTGCAGCCACAGCTCCGATAAGCCGCCTCGAGAATGGAAGCACGGAACACTGTCCACTCAGACTCAGTGTCGCCCACTTCCCCTGGAACATGTTCAAAGTTCTGCCAGAGATGgaagttaaagctccgtctcacggGAGACTCTGTCAGACgatcccagcagaccctcacaacacatTTGGGCCTGCTAGGTCTGACCAGCATCCTGCCCCACCActggagccaactcaccaccaggtagtggtcagtggacagctctgcACCTCTCTTCATCTGAGTGTCCAAGACATGTGGCTGCAGATCCGACAAAACAACGACAAAGTCGATGATCAAACTACGGCCTACAGTGTCCTGGTctcaagtgcacatatggacacccttatgcttgaacatggtgttcattatggacaatccatgacgagcacagatgtccaacaacagaacaccactcgaatTCAGATcagggggccgttcctcccaaccacgcccctccaggtctCACTGTGATTGCCCACATGAGcattgaagtcccccagcagaacaagggcaCCCCCAGGAGGGGCACTCTTCAGTACCCCCTCCGAgcactccaaaaagggtgggtaatctgaacttCTGTTTGACGcgtaaacacaaacaacagtcaGAACCCGTCCCCCCATCCATaagcggagggaggctaccctctcgttcaccagGGTAAACCCCAatgtacaggcgccgagatgtgGGGGGAACAAGTATGCCCATTCTTTTCTGACGCCTCTCACAGTGGGAAattccagagtggaagtatggcCAGCCCGTCTCAAGGAggctggttccagaaccagagccatgcgctGACGCGAGGCTgactacatgtgttttgtggacttggagaaggcgttcgactgTGTCCATCAGGGAACCCTGTGGGAGGGTCTCCAGATGGGGTACTGGACCCTTTGATATGGGTTGTCAGGTCCCTCtgccggtgtcagagtctggtccgcattgccggcagtaagtcacACTCGTTTCCGGTGAGGGTTGGACTCCGCTAAGGCAGCCCTCTGCCAaagattctgttcattactttcatggacagaatttctaagCGCAGCCAAGGCGTTGAGGGGATCCATTTTGGTGGCCGTAGGATCGCATACCTGCTTTTTGTGGATGATGTGGTTCTTTTGGCTTCATTAGAttgtgatctgcagctcttgctAGAGCGGTCCGCAGCTGAGTGTGAAGCGGCCGGgttgaggatcagtgcctcccaatctgaggccatggtcttgagccggaaaagggtagagtgccttctccgggttgtcctgccccaagtggaggagtttaagtatctcgggatcttgttcatgaatgaTGGAAGAAGGGAGTGGGAGATCGACAGACGGATTGGCGCAGCATCTGCAGtgaagcgggcgctgtaccggtccgtcgtggtgaagagagagctgagtcaaaatGTGAAGCTCTCagtttaccggtcgatctatgTTCCTACCCTCATCTACGGtaatgagctttgggtcatgaccaaaagaacgagGTCACGGATACAAGCGACCAAAATAGGTTTTCTCTCCAGGGTGCttggctctcccttagagatagggtgagaatcTCGGTCATCCGGGAGGAACTCAGAGTAAAGCCACTGCTCCTTTATGTTGAGAGGAGCCAGCTGAGGTTGCTCAGGCATCCGCCTcttggacgcctccctggtgagctGTGTCTGACCTTTGACCACATCCATAAATGTTTCTGTGGGCGTGGCTTTTTAGGACCCTCTCACTGATTCCGGAAATAAACAATGCAATAAGCTTAAACAACTGcaaatctttgcaaaaatactATCCGATTCCATAAGACACCCAAGATCTTGAGAATAGCTaattagaaatacttttattggTCTAATATTGtatgttgcttttaaaaaaattttcccCAAACCACCAAAGCATGTAAATGACGCTGAACTTGTCCTGACTTATGTGCTGCTTCATAAGTTGAAACCAGAGACATGAATACGTAGACGCTTCAAGGAGTGGGTTTGCCCATTGCTGTAATATGTCACAGCTCCCATCATATTTAATGTGGCTTATCTGCCAGTAAGCAAATACAagtaaatggactgaatttcACAAAGTGCCATTCTACAAAGTACAAAATTAATGCCTGTCATTGACACATTCTCTCACCCAAGCTAATATATTTGGTAATCAAAGAAAGCACTAAAGACAGTGTTTCTAACAGTTGATGTGattgttaaattgttttagGGGATTTCTGAATAAAGagcacaatgtttttatttgatggaaatgattcagataaatagtttttatattaaCATTGATGAACAGACACATACTTTTACTATGTATGTTAGAACATACTTACATGATTCCAAAATTTAATGTACATTTAACATTTCAagatatgaagaaaataaattaatttccttttgttgtttgacattttattgtaaagacaATTAACTTTGATCATGTCATTGTAAAacattcacaattttttttttacctttttccaGAACAAAAATACAAGTCAACTCTGCTGTGGACAGCAtagacaaaaagtgaaaatattctAACAGagtaaattatttctatttcattacATAACCTGTCTTAATACACTAATACTTCAGAttgagatatttttctttaaaatacacgaaaagttaaaaaataagagtgtgcaataaaacacaaatttatttatttatattatacgGGGAACACTGTCCACAGGCAGGAGTTCAGTCTGCTGGTCAAACTGGGAGAAGTCCAGTGAGTACTAAAGTcaaggataaaagaaaaattatcaaaaagTGTAAttgaaaatacatatttgaatccttcacattcagaaaaaaaacatattttcagccTGTTGGGGCTCTGACTTGTAGCATCTTTATAGTTAAATACCTGAATTTGTGACGCTGAGCAGTGAAACAGAGACTGAGAacagcagctccagctctgaTCCTGATCGACCTTTCCTCTCGAAATCCTCTGGTCTTTAATGCACTTCCCCTCTAACAGCGGTTTTATCACAGCTCTTTCTCATTAGAAAACAGTATGAAAACGTTAGCTACGCTAAAAATCAGTGGTTACTTCGGGTCAATTTAGCTACATAGGAAATATTTCTCGGCTGTTTAGAAGCTAGTTTCTGGCTGCAAAGTCAagtaaaatttcattttcttttcatccttaCCTGTGAAAGGTGAAGCAATGAATCCAGTTTGTATTGTAAAACGGATGAAACAAGTCCACATAGCACATGACTTAGGGAGCTCCGATCGCTCTACTGCCACATACAAGATTTTTGTCAAAGTAGTGGAGAGAATAGAAAGCTTCGGTAGGCTGCCTCGGAGCATCAGATGAATCATAATTAACCGTATCgagaagttaaaaacaacagagagatTGTTCATGCACTTCCGTAAGATCAGCCgccacatttttttaaattagtaaatatttatcaGCACATTGAGCTCATGTGATTCCTGCTCCAGAAAGATGAAGGTCTCTGGACATCCTGAAGGTAAACACCGACTGGCAGTCAGGAAAACGGACACTGATGAAACATCCTACAACTCAGAGGCTGCAGAAATAACCACTGTCAAAAGAGGTGGAGTTTTGATGACTACACTGAGCCCTTTGTGACAACTGAGGATGAAGAATCTGCAacttcacatcccagaagaacctCTTCTCTTTCCAGACGATGACGACGCAGAACTGCAGGAGGGTGATGGACTCCCAGCATGGGAAAGGTCTGACCTcgtggagggggtgtcaagaaaatccgagatcatcccacttccccatgctggagattttagtttaacagtaacaataaataaagttatctttaaaattaattactcaagtgaaatctagacccaacattagacttaaaagtcaataaaatcaatttggttgtgtgtgttgtttttgtctcctgcaaactttgctttaattttacttttttctatttaatcataagaaatcatagtcaagacagagagaaagtcatgaaacaggaagagcaggtttcctggaaaaagaggaagtaagtttccagcctgcagatttataaaaatagttcagactattacttatcatgaaagttttaaagaaagaaatctaaacgttgtgagtaattggataagattcaaagtaaaatacttatattaatatttgtttacttgtaataatacttacacttacacttgcattagtgggaactcttacaagtaaaacaagtaactgtaactttgatatcaaataataagaatcatgaattattcttggtttcttttcagaaaacatttgtaataactcagattaagattataataagagtaactaataagttatggttatcataacattataaacgaatgataaatcagagaagtaaaagaagttataaatgtgatttttactctgaacttgaaatggtgtaaaaggtgtaactgcaattaaagatcactgatatGTTGGAGGTAGatagtaggtgaaaggttaagggaaaaaggggaactaacaggagagcagagatggtcaacgccttatttggaaacaggttgttaagcaacctgagacattagtacagacatcaggacacaatgtctctaagacagtgatggagatgagatcatctgtccaagcagtcagccaatgaaataagcacagcaacagtgctagccaatgcaaatgaaccaaaaggctGGATAAAAGGTGggagcaaaagaggaaactttggttggatcctccaggcagcttcgagtcaagatcgagatggacaaagaactctgcagctgaagaagagccggggccacagagccgaagactgtcctgttcatggggaccaacccgtctgccccgaaacatgtggcttcaaatcgcacttctctcatcagctgggttcagaccccaaagacgaagatgaagaccaaggtaaaggcaaagacaaagacaaagaagaagaactgatgtcttcctttctgccagcacccaagtcctgtgtgacctcaccatccatgaggagaagaaagctcatcaggcctacagagatccctgccttcgtcgaccaacatcctcctactgctgcaacacctccttcatcatcaggccaggtctggggttcgaaaagccaaactgtccgtctctctcaaaggttccctttttagttctcagtgtcagcattagggaaagatagactagatcaggggtgtcaaagtcaaatggatgGAGGGccaaatttagctacaagccgagggccggactgatcgaatgttcattgaaattttaaatgacgcatatagtctagtgcagcggaccggcccaagccttcgtagaTTTCCTGCGgcgcgggggggggggggggggtgcgtgcgtgcgcgttgtgaggatcgaacgggggggggcgaatgtggcccgcgggccttgactctgacatatgtggactagatgattgatttttcttatttgattatttctgctactgaattaagctgtactgatccttgcaaaattgcctcactaataaaatatttagcataaataaaatctaaaagatgttgtggacattcaattaatgagtcaccttaaagttctttgatggttgtaaaatagctctgatgttcgattctggagaggaagagctggaaaatgtttattggttcctggtagcccaaatttaaaacatcatccttgggactcgcccgagtcactaaaacctacctggttcagtaacaagagcaaattgtaataaaagagaacgagcgaccgttaacaggtgagctctgtgaaactagttgactgcaggctgctcagtctggctaattcacagggggaagaagggtgggacacctggatggaggtcgtcagaaaccaggcgaatcgtttctcgatgccagcttaaacagagtttacttcagttctggacagggtaaatctcagcagatttaggaaactcaattaacctgttagatggagagctggtaccacatctcccctctcagaagaggaagtagagagtgagagagtagagagagaaggagggggggggggggatgtggCGCAATAACAACACACTGGTTTCTTTTGATTCTCATCAAAACAATAATGCTATTGTTTTGATGAGAGAAGAGCATTATAACATGAtctaaaactcaaaaaagttgtTTACATATTGCTGCAccttttcaataaatcaaaccaaatctcTTGTCAGTTCTATTTTGGTAACTTTTTTGCCTTTCTAGATTAAAGTAAactaaaaatgactttaaaactaTAGTACATACAGAACtgagatttttgtgtttatcacaCCCATAGCTGTTTGTGTCCAATGTCTCTTATTGCCCTATTGTACCCATGGACAGCCACTCTACACAGGGCACAATAAGCTTCTTGGGCTTCAACCACTGGAACTCACCATCAGCCTCTCTACAAACCCACAAGTACTAAGTAGGTAGGAAAGGAAAACAGTGACTGCAGTCAATGCTGTTGACAAATTTCATCTTGAagattattctttattattttggcCAAAAGCAGATTTCCTTATAAATATACAGAGTATACATTGAAATCTAAACAGATACACCAATGTCTTTCTACTTTTGCCGTCTTTGTGATGCAGGAGGAACCATTGATACATAAAACACTGTCCCTGGGTCTTGCTTGTATCAGCTCTAATGATGATCATTGCACTGTATATTACTAGGAATGAAACCAACCAAGAATATGGATTGTTAATGCATTTTCATTGCTTCACCAGTCTACCTtgaatctgattaattgtgacCGTAAAACATGACAATTGTCAAATAAGCTTCAAAGAAGATGCAGAGTTTAATTATAACAATGAATCAGTTCTACAATGTGTTTTCAGTGATGGTGCTTAGTGCAActataatgtttttcttcttgtagcTAGGCCAGCGACATAGTGGGCACCAGTGCTTACCTCCTGCTAACCATACTACAATGCACTGCTGGTGGAAGGCATGGCCACAGGGAAGGCCCATGAGCAGCTCCTCATTCACAAAGTTCTCAAGGCACACCACACACTCTGAACAAGGAAGCATGTCATTGGGCCACCCAGACCAATTTAACTGAGTGACAGAAACTCCTACAGGAATGATGCTACCATCCTCAAGATATCTGTCAACCTTTTGGAAGCTTTCATTTCTGTAGCAATAGCAATATGGGTGAAGAGAAACAGACTTTACAAATTGACTACTGTTGGCATCTTGGTCCCTGCACAAAATATTGAGCCTGTTGTCCTGATTGCACAAAGATCCTATTTGGCTTAAACTACTGTGTGGAACTGTGTTTATGCTTGGAGGTGAGGAATCTGTCAGTTCTTGGCAGTTTATGTTTGATGGCAGTCTATCCTGTTTATCATCTTGATGTAAACAAGACACAGACTGACATTGATGGAGAACAGTTTGGACCTTCCAGGTTGGAAGAGATTTTAAGTAGTCTACATTTACTAGTGGGTGAAGCCAGAGATCAGGGAAAGCCAAACGCTCAAATAAAAAGCTGGGATCATCTTCCCACTCTGAAAGATCAGACGGGAACTGTTGCACGGATGTAATAGGGGGAAGCAGAAAGGAGGTGCACCAGTCCCACAGACTGGCTAGCCACTCGAGGTTGGTTGTGGAGTTCTCTTGGTTCCTTGTACCACAATGACGTTTCCTCTCAAAGTAGTCAATCAACAGGCCATGAGCCAGGTAGGTGGACAGAAAGAGAGCTGGATGGGATGAGTAAAAGGTCCAGTCAGCCCTAACTAAGCTTGCAAATGTGGTGGTGTCTGCATAACGAATCAACTTCAGACTGTAACAATACAGTTTGTCCAGATAGGGGAGTTGAATGAGAGCCTGTGGGGAGatacaaaaacaacagttaCCAGGAgggtttttaaaattacagtaaGTAGTCAGTCTGTAACTGCATTCACTTTATTAGGTGCAGTAAATGCAAGCCGCTTTAGTGGGAATGTAGTTCATATTACCCAGAAATTAACCTGTGCTGATGTGCTGTAAAAATTAGAAGCAGCTTTATTGCATTTGCATATTTCTAACTTCCTACAGTATTATGTATAAAATATCTGTTggaacagtattttattttcctatcaACTATATTGTactatcttttgtttttcaccacactgaatgtttacatttctcaTCAACACAGGTTACACTGTCTCCTGATTCTCTGAAACCAtgtcaacaataaactaaacagtTTTCTGATTATACTTATCACTTCAATTAAGGCTtataacattaaactttaacacAACTGCATATACCAGGATGAGTATTTCTGCTGCAAAAACCACAGACTTTTACTGGCCAAAATTTGTGGCACAGCCTTTTTCCTGAATAAGAACCTTTTGAATAGAAGTACTAGGTATAGTTTATTATTTAGCCTTTTGGTGGCATGCCGAGGGGGTTGCTCTGGACTGAGGGTCTGCAGCATCACTTCAGGCAGGGCGTGGTGATTAGGCATTAGTACTGCCCCTTTCaattaatatgagaaaaaaatattcaactgccataaatgtttttttctttgatgtaGAGTGTTATTTTACTTGAAGTAATGCTTAAAACTGCACTACAAAACAGGACATTACCTGTCCGGATCACTAccagaaaatttacaaaaaacagaaacataaaatacaggaGACCTAATTCAAACCTCAGACTGAAGAACTTTTGGCCTCCAAGTCACTAAAACTGGCTCTTTTAAATCCCAGATCTCTCTGTGCCAAAGctctattaatcaatgatttcatcactgaacataatatcgatgttatgtttctgacagaaacatggttgaatgacaataatgaaccaatcgtactaattgaatctgcgcctcctaactacaatttcttaagtgagaataggaaacataaaaaaggaggaggcgtggcttcaatatttaagaatactGTAAATAGTAAAATCTCTTTGGGTCACTTTACCTCTTTTGAGTTACTtggaattgagattaaaggTCTCAAACGAACTTTGacactaactttatacaaaactccaacatatgtggaaattttctttactgagttgaatgaacttctatctctcatatgtattaattatgattgtttaatagttgttggtgattttaacgttcatgttgacaacccccagacagaggggctaaaaagctctaatatcttagagacttttggtctaacacaacatgtcaaacaagcaacacactcaaggacacacactggacctggttatcagtaagggtgtgaatatttccaatgtctctgtaactgatggCGCCCtgtcgcatcacttcctgttatctttgaaagttctttatcctttaatccacttggacaaacagcaaccatcacaaaacgttctctcactgaaaacacagcagaaa harbors:
- the rnf103 gene encoding E3 ubiquitin-protein ligase RNF103 isoform X2; this encodes MWLKLFFLLLYFMMLFLLARIFETVVWYETGMFATQLVDPVTLSYNKLKTILECRGLGYTGLAEKKDVSELVEKSGELTQGELYSAIKKAREQTEAGDSSTTTAFSGEMHFYELVEDTKDGIWLVQVMCQTWLATLNDHHVCSSNFSFKGTGEFLSLAAMDTFLRSVQPEVNDLFVLSLVLINLLAWMDFFITQGATIKRFVVLIRTLGTYNSILLMSWLPVLALIQLPYLDKLYCYSLKLIRYADTTTFASLVRADWTFYSSHPALFLSTYLAHGLLIDYFERKRHCGTRNQENSTTNLEWLASLWDWCTSFLLPPITSVQQFPSDLSEWEDDPSFLFERLAFPDLWLHPLVNVDYLKSLPTWKVQTVLHQCQSVSCLHQDDKQDRLPSNINCQELTDSSPPSINTVPHSSLSQIGSLCNQDNRLNILCRDQDANSSQFVKSVSLHPYCYCYRNESFQKVDRYLEDGSIIPVGVSVTQLNWSGWPNDMLPCSECVVCLENFVNEELLMGLPCGHAFHQQCIVVWLAGGKHWCPLCRWPSYKKKNIIVALSTITENTL